In a genomic window of Microbacterium amylolyticum:
- the hisI gene encoding phosphoribosyl-AMP cyclohydrolase: protein MTEDMDLDVALRISRIRFSDRLVPAIVQDHETRDVLMMAWMDQEALRRTLTSGRVTYWSRSRQQYWRKGDTSGHIQLVKGARVDCDADVVLLFVEQTGAACHTGTRTCFDGDERDLRPVVV from the coding sequence ATGACTGAAGACATGGATCTCGACGTTGCTCTGCGGATCTCACGGATTCGGTTCAGTGATCGCCTTGTTCCGGCCATTGTGCAGGATCACGAAACGCGCGACGTTTTGATGATGGCGTGGATGGATCAGGAGGCGCTGCGCCGAACGCTGACCTCTGGCCGGGTGACCTACTGGTCGCGGAGCCGCCAGCAGTATTGGCGCAAGGGCGACACGTCTGGTCACATCCAGCTCGTCAAGGGCGCGCGCGTGGACTGCGACGCAGACGTTGTGTTGCTCTTCGTCGAGCAGACGGGAGCGGCCTGCCACACGGGAACGCGCACCTGCTTTGACGGCGACGAGCGCGATCTGCGCCCGGTGGTCGTGTGA
- the hisF gene encoding imidazole glycerol phosphate synthase subunit HisF translates to MLGSETTTSADLGVATRVIPCLDVSEGKVVKGVNFQNLRVMGDPVELARQYFEQGADELTFLDVSATVDERATMYDVVQRTAEQVFIPLTVGGGVRSVDDVARLQGVGADKVGVNSAAIRRPALLDEIADRFGAQALVLSLDIKRADRTESGFVVTTHGGRTETDLDALAWAREAVERGAGELLVNSIDADGTKAGFDLELTALVRELSSVPIIASGGAGDPAHFAPAVKAGADAVLAATVFHSGQMTIGDVKDAMRAEGVLVR, encoded by the coding sequence ATGCTCGGCTCTGAGACAACGACTTCCGCCGACCTCGGCGTCGCAACACGGGTCATCCCATGCCTCGACGTCTCCGAGGGCAAAGTCGTCAAGGGCGTTAACTTCCAGAACCTGCGGGTGATGGGTGACCCCGTCGAGCTGGCGCGGCAGTACTTCGAACAGGGCGCCGACGAGCTGACCTTTCTTGACGTCAGCGCAACGGTGGATGAGCGCGCAACGATGTACGACGTCGTTCAGCGCACGGCTGAACAGGTGTTCATTCCCCTCACGGTAGGCGGGGGAGTGCGCTCGGTTGATGATGTGGCACGCCTGCAGGGCGTCGGAGCCGACAAGGTGGGCGTGAACTCCGCCGCGATTCGCCGACCCGCTCTGCTCGATGAGATCGCTGATCGCTTCGGTGCTCAGGCGCTCGTGCTGTCGCTGGACATCAAGCGCGCAGACCGCACCGAGAGCGGCTTTGTTGTCACAACGCACGGCGGACGCACGGAGACAGACCTCGACGCCCTCGCGTGGGCTCGAGAAGCCGTCGAGCGTGGTGCGGGTGAGTTGCTCGTCAACTCGATTGATGCAGACGGAACGAAGGCGGGGTTTGACCTCGAGCTCACGGCCCTCGTTCGTGAGCTGTCGAGCGTGCCGATCATCGCGTCCGGCGGAGCAGGGGACCCCGCTCACTTTGCCCCGGCTGTCAAAGCCGGGGCCGACGCCGTTCTTGCCGCAACGGTTTTCCACTCGGGCCAGATGACAATCGGAGATGTGAAGGATGCCATGCGCGCCGAGGGGGTGCTCGTTCGATGA
- the hisG gene encoding ATP phosphoribosyltransferase — protein MLRIAIPNKGSLSETAVQMLAEAGYATRRDSKTLHLLDEANGVEFFYLRPRDIATYVARGALDVGLTGRDLLLDVQMPEAREIEALGFGESTFRFAAPDGAFRELKDLDGKRVATSYAGLVESYLREQGISVDVVPLNGAVESAVDLGVADAVADVVSTGTTLRQAGLEIFGPVMLKSEAVLIQGPSTAPGVETLLRRLRGVLVARRYVMLDYDLPSELLEQASDVAKGMESPTVSPLQNAGWVAVRVMVKRREVNRIMDDLYALGARALLVTAIHNARL, from the coding sequence GTGCTCCGCATTGCCATTCCCAACAAGGGTTCGCTGTCCGAGACCGCCGTGCAGATGCTGGCAGAAGCCGGCTACGCCACGCGTCGAGACTCAAAAACCCTCCACCTCCTCGACGAGGCGAACGGCGTTGAGTTCTTCTATCTGCGCCCCCGTGACATCGCGACCTATGTGGCACGCGGTGCCCTCGACGTCGGGCTGACCGGCAGGGATCTCCTGCTCGACGTTCAGATGCCGGAAGCGCGAGAGATCGAGGCACTCGGCTTTGGCGAGTCCACGTTCCGCTTCGCTGCGCCCGATGGTGCCTTTCGTGAGCTGAAGGACCTCGACGGAAAGCGCGTCGCCACCAGCTATGCGGGCCTCGTTGAGTCGTACTTGCGTGAACAGGGCATCTCAGTCGACGTCGTGCCCCTCAACGGCGCGGTGGAATCAGCCGTCGACCTGGGCGTCGCTGACGCCGTTGCTGATGTCGTCTCCACCGGCACGACCTTGCGTCAGGCCGGCCTTGAAATCTTCGGCCCCGTGATGCTGAAGTCCGAGGCGGTTCTCATCCAGGGGCCGAGCACGGCACCGGGAGTGGAAACGCTCCTGCGCCGGCTTCGCGGCGTGCTGGTGGCTCGCCGCTACGTGATGCTCGATTACGACCTTCCGAGTGAGCTTCTTGAGCAAGCGTCCGACGTTGCCAAGGGCATGGAATCACCCACCGTTTCGCCCTTGCAGAACGCGGGCTGGGTGGCGGTCCGGGTCATGGTGAAGCGCCGTGAGGTGAATCGCATCATGGACGACCTTTACGCCCTCGGAGCCCGCGCACTTCTCGTGACGGCGATTCACAATGCTCGGCTCTGA
- a CDS encoding phosphoribosyl-ATP diphosphatase, whose amino-acid sequence MKTFEDLFAELSEKAQTRPEGSGTVEELDRGVHFIGKKIVEEAAEVWMAAEYESDEEAAEEMSQLLYHLQVMMIAKGLTVQDVYRHL is encoded by the coding sequence GTGAAAACGTTCGAGGACCTGTTCGCTGAGCTGAGCGAAAAAGCTCAGACGCGACCTGAAGGCTCGGGAACCGTCGAGGAGCTCGACCGCGGTGTGCACTTCATCGGCAAGAAGATCGTTGAAGAGGCCGCAGAAGTGTGGATGGCTGCCGAATACGAGTCTGACGAGGAAGCAGCCGAAGAGATGTCGCAGCTGCTGTATCACCTGCAGGTGATGATGATCGCCAAGGGTCTCACCGTGCAGGACGTATACCGACATCTCTGA
- the rpe gene encoding ribulose-phosphate 3-epimerase has product MERDLQRISGADLVHVDVMDNHFVPNLTFGMQMVERVQQTSPIPLDVHLMISDVDRWGPGYAELGAASVTFHAEASQNPVLLARRLREIGARAGVAVKPGTPIEPLLEHLDEFDQVLIMTVEPGFGGQGFMASMMNKLRTVSEEAHRRGSNVWLQVDGGIAPGTIEQAAAAGANTFVAGSAVFGADDIDGRIGELRELARAHSHTP; this is encoded by the coding sequence ATGGAGCGCGACCTTCAGAGGATCTCCGGCGCTGATCTCGTGCACGTGGACGTGATGGACAACCATTTTGTGCCGAATCTCACGTTCGGAATGCAGATGGTCGAGCGCGTGCAGCAGACGAGCCCGATCCCCTTGGACGTGCATCTGATGATCTCCGACGTGGATCGCTGGGGTCCCGGCTACGCCGAGCTCGGTGCGGCGTCCGTTACTTTTCACGCGGAAGCCTCGCAGAACCCCGTTCTCTTGGCACGTCGTTTGCGTGAAATCGGCGCCCGCGCTGGTGTTGCCGTGAAGCCGGGGACGCCCATTGAGCCCCTGCTGGAGCACCTCGATGAGTTCGATCAGGTGCTCATCATGACGGTTGAGCCGGGCTTCGGTGGCCAGGGTTTCATGGCGAGCATGATGAATAAGCTCCGCACGGTTTCGGAGGAGGCGCATCGCCGCGGTTCCAATGTGTGGTTGCAGGTGGACGGCGGCATCGCCCCCGGCACGATCGAACAGGCCGCTGCCGCCGGGGCGAACACCTTCGTCGCGGGCTCGGCGGTGTTCGGAGCCGACGATATCGACGGCCGCATCGGCGAACTTCGGGAACTTGCCAGAGCGCACAGCCACACGCCGTGA
- a CDS encoding RsmB/NOP family class I SAM-dependent RNA methyltransferase, protein MNDAQGRLPRPRRTQRDRPAPRVQLAREVAFTVIRATTADDAYANLLLPKEIVRAGLSTADAALATELTYGTLRRRGTYDAMIEIASGRQIDEIDPPVLDALRLGVHQLLATRVAPHAAVNESVALASLSAGKQAAGFANAVLRRVSRQTAEEWDAALADAARSDDELLAMRSSHPVWIIRGMRRALKAEGRSDELEDLLEADNASPSVTLVSLPGLAETAEPRTPYSPVGSRAAAGDPERIVRASGGAIRVQDEGSQLVALALSRVGNAAAGERWLDLCAGPGGKTALLAAEARGVGATLEANELVPARAGLVRRALEALPEEITVHERDGRDFAEAHPDTFDRILVDAPCTGLGALRRRPEARWRKSASDIAQLTMLQAELLTAAIGALKPGGIVAYVTCSPHLAETVGVVNEVRDKVANISLMDAREAIRDVSRSEIDIAEREDGLPVAQLWPHRHQTDGMFLALIRKE, encoded by the coding sequence ATGAATGATGCACAGGGGCGCCTCCCTCGGCCGCGGCGCACACAGCGTGATCGGCCTGCTCCGCGCGTACAGCTTGCGCGAGAAGTCGCCTTCACCGTCATTCGCGCAACAACGGCCGACGACGCGTACGCAAACCTGCTCCTGCCGAAGGAAATCGTACGGGCCGGACTGTCGACGGCAGACGCCGCACTTGCCACCGAGCTCACCTATGGCACGCTTCGGCGCCGTGGCACATACGACGCGATGATCGAGATCGCGTCCGGTCGCCAGATCGACGAGATCGATCCGCCCGTTCTCGACGCCCTGCGACTTGGAGTCCACCAGCTGTTGGCAACGCGAGTTGCCCCTCATGCGGCCGTGAACGAATCCGTTGCCCTGGCCTCACTTTCGGCGGGCAAACAGGCGGCGGGCTTTGCCAACGCCGTTCTGCGCCGCGTTTCTCGTCAAACCGCTGAGGAATGGGATGCCGCGCTGGCGGACGCGGCGCGCTCCGACGATGAGCTGCTCGCCATGCGTTCGTCCCATCCGGTCTGGATCATTCGCGGCATGCGCCGCGCGCTGAAGGCGGAAGGACGATCAGACGAGCTGGAAGACCTCCTCGAAGCTGACAATGCCTCGCCCTCCGTCACACTCGTCTCTCTCCCGGGGCTCGCAGAAACCGCAGAGCCGCGAACGCCGTATTCCCCCGTCGGGTCGCGTGCTGCCGCCGGAGACCCCGAACGCATCGTTCGCGCATCGGGCGGGGCCATCCGCGTGCAGGACGAAGGATCGCAGCTCGTTGCTCTCGCGCTTTCCCGTGTCGGAAACGCCGCCGCCGGGGAACGATGGCTGGACTTGTGCGCGGGACCGGGTGGGAAAACGGCGTTGCTTGCCGCAGAAGCCCGCGGGGTGGGGGCGACGCTCGAGGCGAATGAGCTCGTTCCCGCGCGTGCCGGGCTCGTTCGTCGTGCCCTCGAGGCGCTTCCCGAGGAGATCACGGTTCATGAGCGGGATGGTCGCGATTTCGCCGAGGCGCACCCCGATACGTTCGACCGGATTCTTGTCGACGCGCCATGCACCGGCCTGGGGGCACTCCGGCGCCGGCCCGAGGCGCGGTGGCGCAAGAGCGCATCAGACATCGCGCAGCTGACGATGCTCCAGGCGGAGTTGTTGACGGCCGCGATCGGGGCCCTCAAGCCGGGCGGGATCGTTGCGTACGTCACGTGTTCGCCACACCTCGCAGAGACGGTAGGCGTCGTGAACGAAGTTCGCGACAAGGTGGCGAACATCTCGCTGATGGACGCACGCGAAGCGATCCGTGATGTTTCGCGCAGTGAGATCGACATCGCTGAACGCGAAGACGGTCTGCCCGTTGCTCAGCTGTGGCCGCACCGCCACCAGACAGACGGAATGTTCCTGGCTCTCATTCGCAAGGAATAG
- the fmt gene encoding methionyl-tRNA formyltransferase — protein sequence MRVVYAGTPSVAVPSLRALHADPAVDVVAVVTRPDAPQGRKRILTPSPVAQVASELGIETIAAARLDDDATARIAALEPDLGVIVAYGGLVREPLLSVPAHGWINLHFSLLPRWRGAAPVQRALMAGDTVTGAAVFQLVPALDAGDVFSELTYAPGADETAGEVLEHLAVTGADLLCGTVRDIASGTASAAPQTGEPTIAHKLSIDDGLLDFSLDADSVLARYRGVTPEPGAHTTIDGARFKIHSATRAEGVEPLSPGHLREHADGVLVGTSTDAIVLQQVQPAGKARMAADDWFRGQREGVVLGS from the coding sequence TTGCGCGTTGTCTATGCAGGAACTCCGTCGGTTGCGGTTCCCTCGTTGCGCGCGCTGCACGCCGATCCAGCCGTCGACGTTGTCGCAGTGGTGACGCGGCCTGATGCCCCACAAGGGCGCAAGCGGATTCTCACTCCCTCGCCCGTTGCGCAGGTGGCATCAGAGCTCGGAATCGAGACGATCGCCGCGGCGAGGCTCGATGATGATGCCACGGCCAGAATCGCTGCGCTCGAGCCCGATCTCGGTGTGATCGTGGCCTATGGCGGGCTTGTGCGTGAGCCCCTCCTCTCGGTTCCTGCTCACGGTTGGATCAACCTTCACTTCTCCCTGTTGCCGCGTTGGCGCGGCGCCGCGCCCGTTCAGCGTGCTCTCATGGCCGGAGACACCGTGACGGGGGCTGCCGTTTTCCAGCTTGTTCCCGCGCTCGACGCCGGGGACGTATTTTCCGAGTTGACGTACGCGCCGGGTGCCGATGAGACGGCGGGAGAGGTTCTCGAACACCTCGCGGTGACGGGGGCCGACCTCTTGTGCGGCACGGTTCGAGATATTGCCTCCGGAACGGCGTCGGCAGCGCCCCAGACGGGCGAACCGACGATCGCGCACAAACTGTCGATCGATGATGGACTGCTCGACTTTTCGTTGGATGCTGATTCCGTTTTGGCCCGCTATCGCGGCGTGACGCCCGAACCTGGTGCGCACACGACGATCGATGGTGCGCGATTCAAGATCCACAGCGCGACCAGGGCGGAAGGCGTTGAGCCGCTCTCGCCTGGCCACCTGCGTGAACACGCTGATGGGGTTCTCGTCGGTACGTCCACCGATGCGATCGTGCTGCAGCAGGTTCAGCCAGCGGGGAAGGCGCGCATGGCCGCGGACGACTGGTTCCGTGGACAGCGTGAAGGAGTGGTGCTCGGATCATGA
- a CDS encoding primosomal protein N' — protein MIVDSLLPQLDRVFDYAIAPEFVRHVQVGVRVKVPLRSAGRVLEAFVVDVAVEEDHARVLAEIEDVVSAAPVLPPRLARLARAVADRAAGSAIDVIRLAVPKRMVRAEKAWLASDASEIPVVLAEELRAAGEALDEYPGLADHLQAGERVAVCAPPGVGEGLPQWTRLVASAAAVTLAGGRSAVLAVPDHRDLEVLHARLLTLVPSSSIVRLDADQPRPERYQSYLRTLEDAPCIVIGKRSVVYAPVVDLGLLAIWDDGDASFEERHAPYVHARDAALVRQSLDGGALMFCGHTRTSDVERLVGIGFVHDVPAARRTSPKVTLGAPQDTPHTGRIPSAAFRAAREALDVGPVLVQVARPGYAPTLVCASCRSPARCTSCGGSLHAPARGATPVCAWCGRGALRWACPECESVQVRLASSGSERTADELGRAFPGVRIIIADGTHPVHEVDDVPALVVATRGAEPLARAGYRMVLLLDGDRMLQAPDLRIGESCLRWWSNAAALAAEGAAVHLVGVTGPVARALATWTQPAYARSEIAERAPLRMPPAARVARIDGDTDLVDAALARLRADVDGLADDAVLGPVPQTDISGRKRARALIRFDYGRGPAVAASLRASVVEASITSRARTRVKEKTSGRSRPQANTLAVRFDIIDPEL, from the coding sequence GTGATCGTCGATTCGCTGCTTCCGCAGCTGGATCGTGTGTTCGACTATGCGATTGCGCCTGAGTTTGTCCGCCACGTCCAGGTTGGCGTGCGCGTTAAGGTTCCGCTGCGATCGGCTGGCCGCGTGCTGGAGGCGTTCGTTGTCGATGTGGCCGTAGAAGAAGACCACGCCCGGGTGCTCGCCGAGATCGAAGACGTCGTCTCCGCAGCGCCGGTGCTTCCTCCGCGGCTGGCCCGGCTGGCCCGTGCGGTTGCCGATCGTGCGGCGGGGTCGGCGATCGACGTGATCCGGCTGGCCGTCCCGAAGCGCATGGTGCGGGCCGAGAAAGCGTGGCTTGCGAGTGATGCGAGTGAGATTCCCGTTGTGCTGGCGGAAGAACTCCGCGCCGCCGGCGAGGCTCTCGACGAGTACCCGGGCCTCGCCGACCATCTCCAGGCGGGCGAGCGCGTTGCTGTGTGTGCGCCTCCCGGAGTGGGGGAGGGCCTCCCGCAGTGGACGCGGCTCGTGGCGTCGGCCGCGGCGGTAACCCTCGCAGGTGGCCGCTCAGCAGTTCTCGCCGTTCCCGACCACCGGGACCTTGAGGTCCTCCACGCGCGTTTGCTCACGCTCGTTCCCTCCTCATCGATTGTCCGGCTCGACGCCGATCAGCCCCGTCCTGAGCGCTATCAGTCCTATCTCCGCACGCTCGAAGACGCTCCGTGCATCGTGATTGGCAAGCGTTCGGTCGTTTACGCGCCGGTCGTTGATCTGGGGCTTCTCGCGATCTGGGACGACGGAGATGCCTCCTTTGAGGAACGGCACGCGCCGTACGTTCATGCCCGCGACGCCGCGCTTGTGCGGCAAAGCTTGGATGGCGGTGCGCTTATGTTCTGCGGGCATACCCGCACAAGTGATGTAGAGCGTCTCGTTGGCATCGGTTTCGTGCACGATGTTCCTGCCGCGCGACGCACCTCGCCGAAGGTGACGCTCGGCGCACCCCAGGACACCCCGCACACCGGCCGTATCCCCTCCGCAGCATTTCGTGCGGCGCGCGAGGCACTAGATGTTGGCCCCGTTCTCGTTCAGGTGGCCAGGCCGGGGTACGCCCCAACACTCGTGTGCGCCAGCTGCCGAAGCCCCGCGCGGTGCACCTCGTGCGGAGGTTCGCTCCACGCGCCTGCCCGCGGGGCGACGCCGGTGTGCGCCTGGTGTGGACGTGGGGCGTTGCGTTGGGCGTGCCCGGAGTGCGAGTCGGTGCAGGTGCGTTTGGCGTCCTCCGGGTCCGAGCGTACGGCCGATGAGCTCGGCCGGGCGTTCCCGGGAGTCCGCATCATCATCGCCGACGGAACCCACCCGGTTCATGAGGTCGACGATGTTCCCGCGCTGGTCGTCGCGACACGCGGAGCCGAGCCGCTGGCACGGGCGGGGTATCGGATGGTGCTGCTTCTCGACGGTGATCGCATGCTGCAAGCACCAGACTTGCGCATTGGCGAATCCTGCCTTCGATGGTGGTCGAACGCCGCGGCGTTGGCCGCTGAGGGTGCTGCTGTGCATCTCGTTGGGGTCACCGGCCCCGTTGCCCGCGCCCTCGCAACGTGGACTCAGCCGGCGTATGCGCGTTCGGAAATCGCGGAGCGCGCACCCCTGCGGATGCCCCCCGCCGCACGTGTTGCCCGGATTGACGGCGATACCGACCTTGTCGATGCCGCGCTTGCGCGCTTGCGCGCCGACGTCGACGGACTGGCTGACGATGCCGTTCTTGGTCCGGTTCCGCAGACCGATATCAGCGGAAGAAAACGGGCACGGGCGCTGATCCGGTTCGACTACGGTCGTGGTCCCGCTGTTGCCGCCAGCCTGCGGGCGTCGGTGGTCGAGGCCTCGATCACCTCGCGGGCCCGTACGCGGGTCAAGGAGAAGACTTCGGGTCGCTCTCGGCCGCAGGCGAATACACTCGCTGTGCGGTTCGACATCATCGATCCCGAGCTGTAA
- the metK gene encoding methionine adenosyltransferase, with amino-acid sequence MSLRLFTSESVTEGHPDKICDQISDSVLDALLTQDPNARVAVETLVTTGLVHVAGEIRTDGYADISSIVRDVIRGIGYTSSDLGFDADSCGVTVSVGEQSQEIGDGVTTSEEHRGGDDDDALDRQGAGDQGIMFGYATNETPEFMPMAIWTAHRLAERLTKVRKSGELAFLRPDGKTQVTLGYDGQTPKTVETVVLSTQHSPDIAKEDLAEAVERLVIRPVLEETGLDLSHVDLHINPSGSFILGGPKADAGLTGRKIIIDTYGGASRHGGGAFSGKDPSKVDRSAAYAMRWVAKNVVAAGLADRLEVQVAYAIGRARPVGLYVETFGTGHVPDSVISDAIGQVFDLRPAAIIRDLDLLRPIYAKTAAYGHFGRELSEFTWERTDRVDELRAAAGL; translated from the coding sequence ATGAGTCTGCGCCTTTTCACGTCCGAGTCCGTCACCGAGGGACACCCCGACAAGATCTGCGACCAGATCAGCGACAGTGTTCTCGACGCGCTGCTCACGCAGGACCCCAACGCCCGTGTTGCGGTCGAAACCCTGGTGACAACCGGCCTCGTGCACGTCGCCGGCGAGATTCGCACGGACGGCTACGCCGATATTTCCTCGATCGTGCGTGACGTGATCCGGGGAATCGGCTACACGTCGAGCGATCTCGGATTCGACGCCGACTCGTGTGGAGTGACGGTTTCCGTCGGCGAGCAGTCGCAGGAGATCGGTGACGGCGTCACCACCAGCGAAGAGCACCGCGGCGGCGATGACGATGACGCTTTAGACCGCCAGGGGGCCGGCGATCAGGGCATCATGTTCGGCTACGCCACGAACGAGACGCCCGAGTTCATGCCGATGGCCATTTGGACGGCGCATCGTCTGGCAGAGCGCCTGACGAAGGTTCGGAAGTCGGGTGAACTGGCGTTTTTGCGCCCCGACGGCAAGACGCAGGTGACGCTCGGGTACGACGGACAGACTCCGAAGACCGTCGAAACTGTTGTTCTTTCGACGCAGCACAGCCCCGACATCGCCAAAGAAGATCTTGCTGAGGCCGTCGAGCGCCTGGTGATTCGTCCGGTACTGGAAGAGACGGGTCTCGACCTGTCACATGTTGACCTGCACATCAATCCCTCTGGCAGCTTCATTCTTGGCGGACCCAAGGCAGACGCCGGACTGACAGGGCGCAAGATCATCATCGATACGTACGGTGGTGCCTCGCGGCACGGCGGCGGCGCCTTCAGCGGAAAAGACCCGTCAAAGGTCGACCGCTCGGCGGCATACGCGATGCGCTGGGTGGCGAAGAACGTCGTCGCGGCAGGCCTGGCCGACCGCCTCGAGGTGCAGGTGGCGTATGCCATTGGTCGGGCACGCCCTGTTGGTCTCTATGTCGAGACGTTCGGCACCGGACACGTGCCCGATAGCGTGATCTCCGATGCGATCGGCCAGGTGTTCGATCTGCGGCCTGCGGCGATCATCCGCGACCTCGATCTGCTGCGTCCGATCTATGCGAAGACGGCAGCGTACGGTCACTTCGGCCGGGAGCTTTCTGAGTTCACCTGGGAGCGCACCGACCGTGTCGACGAGCTGCGAGCAGCAGCCGGCCTCTGA
- the rpoZ gene encoding DNA-directed RNA polymerase subunit omega: MATENKGIIDPPIDELLDRVESKYSLVIYGAKRARQINDYYTDLQEGSLFDNVGPLVDSAVEDKPLSIALREIHEDKLRMRPAGE, translated from the coding sequence ATGGCCACGGAGAACAAGGGCATTATTGACCCGCCGATCGATGAACTGCTCGATCGCGTCGAGTCGAAGTACTCGCTCGTGATCTATGGCGCCAAGCGCGCCCGTCAGATCAACGACTACTACACCGATCTGCAGGAGGGTTCGCTCTTCGACAACGTCGGCCCGCTGGTTGACTCGGCAGTTGAAGACAAGCCCCTCTCGATCGCGCTCCGCGAGATCCACGAGGACAAGCTCCGCATGCGTCCCGCCGGGGAGTAA
- the gmk gene encoding guanylate kinase, which yields MTESVRPPEVDRVAASRKAVAARRARASLKRDLSTRVVTPQEVLRRAGADATSAAGTLRVPEFLTALPAIGEGKRDRILQELQISPVKRLGGLGSRQKNALQAWLDERACEPKPRPDLSNLVVLAGPTAVGKGTVAAYIRENHPDVLLSVSATTRAPREGEVDGQHYYFVDDAEFDRMIAQRELLEWATVHGVHRYGTPRGPIERALADGRSVLLEIDMQGAFQVRASDPSATLVFLLPPSWDELVNRLVGRGTEDEAERTRRLRTAKDELAAQGEFDFRVVNEDVAEAARQVVELLQASAR from the coding sequence ATGACTGAATCCGTTAGGCCACCCGAGGTCGACCGCGTTGCCGCATCCCGCAAGGCCGTCGCCGCCCGTCGCGCGAGAGCGAGTCTCAAGCGCGATCTTTCCACGCGTGTTGTGACGCCGCAGGAGGTGTTGCGGCGGGCAGGCGCTGATGCGACGTCTGCCGCAGGAACTCTTCGCGTTCCGGAGTTCCTCACGGCGCTTCCGGCCATTGGTGAGGGAAAGCGCGACCGCATCCTGCAGGAGCTTCAGATTTCCCCGGTCAAGAGACTGGGCGGATTGGGCAGCCGACAGAAGAACGCGCTTCAGGCGTGGCTCGATGAGCGCGCGTGCGAGCCGAAACCGCGTCCTGACCTTAGCAACCTCGTGGTTCTTGCGGGCCCGACGGCGGTCGGCAAAGGAACCGTCGCGGCATACATCCGCGAGAACCACCCCGATGTGCTGCTGTCGGTTTCCGCGACAACACGTGCTCCCCGCGAGGGTGAGGTCGACGGTCAGCACTACTACTTCGTCGACGACGCTGAGTTCGACCGAATGATCGCGCAGCGCGAGCTGCTCGAATGGGCGACGGTGCACGGCGTGCACCGGTATGGCACACCTCGTGGCCCCATTGAGCGCGCGCTTGCTGATGGGCGCTCGGTTCTGCTCGAGATCGACATGCAGGGTGCTTTCCAGGTGCGCGCGTCCGACCCGTCGGCAACGCTCGTCTTCCTCCTTCCGCCCAGCTGGGATGAGCTGGTCAACCGGCTCGTCGGCCGGGGGACAGAAGATGAAGCCGAACGGACGCGCCGGTTGCGCACGGCAAAGGACGAGCTGGCGGCCCAGGGCGAGTTCGATTTCCGTGTTGTGAACGAGGATGTCGCCGAAGCCGCGCGACAGGTCGTAGAATTGCTACAGGCGTCCGCGCGCTGA
- the pyrF gene encoding orotidine-5'-phosphate decarboxylase — translation MTQPDAQKPFGERARAGVSQHGPLCVGIDPHAGLLAAWGLSDDASGARSFGLRVVEAAAGRVAFVKPQVSFFERHGSRGIQALEDVLAAARAAGVMTIADAKRGDIGSSMDAYAEAWLTPGSPLEADALTISPYLGVGALAGTIDLAYRHGKGVFVLAATSNPEATGLQRSTAKSETVSAQVIAEVSERNAARTAAGSWGSAGFVIGATVDWTRAGIAPFVPLAPILAPGFGHQGAEPADLPRVFGEMAPAVIASESRSILSAGSDKIDDVIAERSAQYTEAHPTGGENIQELLKDD, via the coding sequence GTGACGCAGCCTGACGCGCAGAAGCCCTTCGGAGAGCGGGCCCGTGCCGGGGTGTCCCAGCACGGCCCCCTCTGCGTTGGCATCGACCCGCACGCCGGGTTGCTCGCCGCGTGGGGACTGAGCGATGACGCCTCCGGGGCACGATCGTTTGGCCTGCGGGTTGTCGAGGCGGCTGCGGGGCGCGTCGCATTCGTGAAGCCTCAGGTGTCGTTCTTCGAACGGCACGGGTCTCGCGGTATCCAGGCACTGGAGGACGTTCTGGCGGCCGCTCGGGCGGCGGGGGTCATGACGATCGCCGATGCCAAACGCGGCGACATCGGTTCTTCTATGGACGCGTACGCGGAAGCCTGGCTGACCCCGGGCTCGCCGTTGGAGGCCGACGCGCTGACGATCAGTCCGTATCTGGGCGTTGGTGCGCTGGCCGGAACGATCGACCTCGCCTACCGTCATGGCAAGGGCGTTTTCGTTCTCGCCGCCACCAGTAATCCCGAGGCGACAGGTCTGCAACGTTCGACCGCGAAGTCCGAAACTGTTTCGGCACAGGTGATTGCCGAGGTCTCCGAGCGCAACGCGGCGAGGACAGCCGCTGGTTCGTGGGGGAGCGCGGGGTTCGTCATCGGTGCGACCGTGGACTGGACGAGGGCAGGAATTGCACCGTTTGTTCCGCTCGCGCCCATTCTCGCCCCCGGGTTCGGACACCAGGGCGCCGAGCCCGCCGACCTGCCCCGAGTGTTCGGAGAGATGGCTCCCGCAGTGATCGCCAGCGAGAGCCGGAGCATTCTCTCGGCTGGGTCAGACAAGATCGATGATGTGATCGCAGAACGCTCGGCCCAATACACCGAGGCCCATCCGACCGGGGGAGAGAACATCCAGGAGCTGCTCAAGGATGACTGA